From a single Anoplolepis gracilipes chromosome 3, ASM4749672v1, whole genome shotgun sequence genomic region:
- the LOC140664060 gene encoding diacylglycerol kinase epsilon-like isoform X1 — MWDEDLNVVVLPTLSILIFFVLTMYFFRYLINSYIQLDLISSHIQIRDITKEHNWKPMSEITKAVKSGYVILPDIEANYCSICEALLWNLGFFCDSCGVCADRGCLKLANKQLKCKAITSNNDQPMKHHWVKGNLPTDAMCYICKEECEESEPDLWDWWCCWCQRCVHEDCKPALSEICDFGKFKLMIIPPGSLEVINRRSTMKRRLHIRSIIPPNWLDWNPIIVVGNTKSGNNDGSQILSLFRRLLNPAQIMDLAERDPVAALEWCRLLGKTPATILVAGGDGTIAWLLNTIHKLELKPVPSVAIIPLGTGNDLSRVLGWGEEHDWNPERILEKVQRAEKVMLDRWSVIIKPYGGLGLRGSYRTLFMYNYISVGVDAQVTLNFHRTRESRFYLFSHKIFNKLLYLCFGTQQVVERECKDLDKHLEVYLDDKRVKLPSIESVVILNIPSWAAGVDLWKMGAEDDESSGIQSINDGKLEVVALYSSFHMAQLQVGLSKPYRIGQASTVKIKLLRSCAMQVDGEPWYQHPCEFNITYCNQASMLMRDNF; from the exons atgtgGGACGAAGACTTGAATGTTGTTGTTCTACCTACATTGTCCATACTgattttctttgtattaaCGATGTATTTCTTCCGATATCTCATAAATAGTTATATCCAGTTAGACCTAATAAGTAGTCATATTCAGATTAGAGATATTACAAAGGAACATAATTGGAAGCCAATGAGTGAAATAACCAAG GCAGTGAAATCCGGGTACGTGATTCTCCCAGATATAGAAGCGAATTATTGTAGTATTTGTGAGGCTCTATTATGGAATCTTGGTTTTTTTTGTGATTCTTGTGGTGTGTGTGCGGATCGAGGTTGCCTAAAGCTTGCCAATAAACAGCTAAAATGCAAAGCGATAACTTCTAATAATGACCAACCAATGAAACATCATTGGGTCAAAG GTAATTTACCAACTGATGCCATGTGTTATATCTGTAAAGAAGAGTGTGAAGAGTCCGAACCCGACCTCTGGGACTGGTGGTGTTGTTGGTGTCAGAGATGTGTTCATGAAGATTGTAAACCTGCCCTTTCtgaa ATATGTGATTTCGGAAAGttcaaattaatgattattccACCAGGAAGTTTGGAGGTGATAAATCGACGTAGCACAATGAAACGCAGGTTACATATTCGTTCTATTATACCACCGAATTGGCTTGATTGGAATCCAATCATCGTTGTAg GAAATACAAAATCTGGGAACAACGATGGTAGccaaattttatctttgttcAGAAGATTGTTAAACCCCGCGCAGATCATGGATTTAGCTGAGCGCGATCCGGTCGCTGCTCTCGAATGGTGTCGTTTGTTAGGAAAAACCCCAGCTACTATACTTGTAGCCGGTGGTGATGGAACCATCGCCTGGTTACTGAATACTATTCATAAACTTGAGTTgaaa CCTGTTCCGTCTGTAGCAATAATTCCCTTGGGGACAGGCAATGATTTATCTAGAGTATTAGGATGGGGAGAGGAACACGATTGGAATCCAGAAAGGATCCTGGAGAAGGTACAAAGAGCAGAGAAAGTAATGCTTGAtag ATGGTCCGTGATAATAAAACCATATGGCGGCCTAGGATTAAGAGGTTCGTATCGAACCttatttatgtacaattaCATAAGTGTGGGTGTCGACGCACAAGTTACTTTGAATTTTCATCGCACAAGAGAGAGCCGATTTTATCTCTTCAGTCATAAGATATTTAACAaa TTGTTGTATTTGTGTTTTGGCACACAACAAGTCGTCGAAAGAGAATGCAAAGATCTTGATAAACATTTGGAAGTCTATTTGGACGATAAGAGGGTAAAATTACCTTCCATTGAAAGCGTAGTAATACTTAACATTCCCTCTTGGGCAGCTGGTGTCGATTTATGGAAAATGGGAGCAGAAG acGACGAAAGTTCAGGAATACAAAGTATCAACGATGGCAAGTTAGAAGTAGTGGCTCTTTATTCTTCATTCCACATGGCCCAGCTACAAGTAGGTTTATCGAAACCGTACAGGATCGGTCAAGCTAGTACAGTGAAg ataaaattattgcgaTCATGCGCCATGCAAGTGGATGGTGAGCCTTGGTATCAGCATCCTTGTGAATTCAATATAACATACTGCAATCAGGCATCTATGTTGATGAgggataatttttaa
- the LOC140664060 gene encoding diacylglycerol kinase epsilon-like isoform X2, with amino-acid sequence MMKSDHQAVKSGYVILPDIEANYCSICEALLWNLGFFCDSCGVCADRGCLKLANKQLKCKAITSNNDQPMKHHWVKGNLPTDAMCYICKEECEESEPDLWDWWCCWCQRCVHEDCKPALSEICDFGKFKLMIIPPGSLEVINRRSTMKRRLHIRSIIPPNWLDWNPIIVVGNTKSGNNDGSQILSLFRRLLNPAQIMDLAERDPVAALEWCRLLGKTPATILVAGGDGTIAWLLNTIHKLELKPVPSVAIIPLGTGNDLSRVLGWGEEHDWNPERILEKVQRAEKVMLDRWSVIIKPYGGLGLRGSYRTLFMYNYISVGVDAQVTLNFHRTRESRFYLFSHKIFNKLLYLCFGTQQVVERECKDLDKHLEVYLDDKRVKLPSIESVVILNIPSWAAGVDLWKMGAEDDESSGIQSINDGKLEVVALYSSFHMAQLQVGLSKPYRIGQASTVKIKLLRSCAMQVDGEPWYQHPCEFNITYCNQASMLMRDNF; translated from the exons ATGATGAAATCTGATCATCAGGCAGTGAAATCCGGGTACGTGATTCTCCCAGATATAGAAGCGAATTATTGTAGTATTTGTGAGGCTCTATTATGGAATCTTGGTTTTTTTTGTGATTCTTGTGGTGTGTGTGCGGATCGAGGTTGCCTAAAGCTTGCCAATAAACAGCTAAAATGCAAAGCGATAACTTCTAATAATGACCAACCAATGAAACATCATTGGGTCAAAG GTAATTTACCAACTGATGCCATGTGTTATATCTGTAAAGAAGAGTGTGAAGAGTCCGAACCCGACCTCTGGGACTGGTGGTGTTGTTGGTGTCAGAGATGTGTTCATGAAGATTGTAAACCTGCCCTTTCtgaa ATATGTGATTTCGGAAAGttcaaattaatgattattccACCAGGAAGTTTGGAGGTGATAAATCGACGTAGCACAATGAAACGCAGGTTACATATTCGTTCTATTATACCACCGAATTGGCTTGATTGGAATCCAATCATCGTTGTAg GAAATACAAAATCTGGGAACAACGATGGTAGccaaattttatctttgttcAGAAGATTGTTAAACCCCGCGCAGATCATGGATTTAGCTGAGCGCGATCCGGTCGCTGCTCTCGAATGGTGTCGTTTGTTAGGAAAAACCCCAGCTACTATACTTGTAGCCGGTGGTGATGGAACCATCGCCTGGTTACTGAATACTATTCATAAACTTGAGTTgaaa CCTGTTCCGTCTGTAGCAATAATTCCCTTGGGGACAGGCAATGATTTATCTAGAGTATTAGGATGGGGAGAGGAACACGATTGGAATCCAGAAAGGATCCTGGAGAAGGTACAAAGAGCAGAGAAAGTAATGCTTGAtag ATGGTCCGTGATAATAAAACCATATGGCGGCCTAGGATTAAGAGGTTCGTATCGAACCttatttatgtacaattaCATAAGTGTGGGTGTCGACGCACAAGTTACTTTGAATTTTCATCGCACAAGAGAGAGCCGATTTTATCTCTTCAGTCATAAGATATTTAACAaa TTGTTGTATTTGTGTTTTGGCACACAACAAGTCGTCGAAAGAGAATGCAAAGATCTTGATAAACATTTGGAAGTCTATTTGGACGATAAGAGGGTAAAATTACCTTCCATTGAAAGCGTAGTAATACTTAACATTCCCTCTTGGGCAGCTGGTGTCGATTTATGGAAAATGGGAGCAGAAG acGACGAAAGTTCAGGAATACAAAGTATCAACGATGGCAAGTTAGAAGTAGTGGCTCTTTATTCTTCATTCCACATGGCCCAGCTACAAGTAGGTTTATCGAAACCGTACAGGATCGGTCAAGCTAGTACAGTGAAg ataaaattattgcgaTCATGCGCCATGCAAGTGGATGGTGAGCCTTGGTATCAGCATCCTTGTGAATTCAATATAACATACTGCAATCAGGCATCTATGTTGATGAgggataatttttaa